The DNA segment AAGAGAGGTGCCGGCATGACCGTTATCGGCAGTATCCGGGATGTCGCCATCATCATCCTGGCCATCTTGTCCATCGTCATCGGCGTCCTGTTGATCATTCTGCTCGTCCAGCTTCAGCGGCTCATCAAGCTTCTGCGGGAAGAAATCCAGCCCATTTTGGATTCCGCCAGCGAGACGGTGGGCACGGTACGGGGCACCACGACCTTCATGAGCCGGCACCTCATCAAACCGCTGGTAGATCTCAGCAGTACTGCCGCCGGCATCCGGCGTGCCTTCCAGGTGCTCTCGGCCTGGCCCAAGGGCGCGGCGCATTCCCACGGCGAGGATTCCACGGACACTGCATGAGGCTCGTTCACGTGTCAATTCTTTATCTGAAAGAGGAGGGTATCCAATGGCAAGAGACGGCGGAGGCGAATTCCTGACGGGATTTTTGATCGGCGGATTGATCGGCGCCGGCCTGGCTCTCCTCTTTGCCCCACAGCCCGGCAAAGAGACCATTTCCCAACTGCGGCAAAAGGGCGAAGAGCTGAAACAGCGCTTCTCCGACCTCTCCCTGGATGAGGCCAAGGAGTTCATCACCCGCACGGTGCAAGAAGCCATCAAAGAGGGCAAAATTGCCGCCATCCGCACGAAAGAGGAAATGCTGGGCCGGCTCGAGCAGGCCGGCGGCGAGGAGGCGGAAGCCGGCTCCACCGGTGAGATTCAGATCGGCTGAGTACTGCCCTGTGTCAATATCTTTATGTCAATCAATGAACCCACCATGCTCGCACTAGAGCATGGCGGGTTCATTTTGCACCCAGCCGGCCCCTCAGCGCTCCCCGCACCACAGGAAGGAGCGCGGGATGCTCTCAGCGCTGAGGAATTGACCGCCAAATTCATCTATCCTTCCCGGGGCGTCGCGTCTGCAGTCAGCGCACTCCAGCACCGCCACGCTCCAGGTAAAGCGATGGGTACCCTGGCCGGCGCAGATCTCCCTCCCCCATCTCCAGCTTGTATCCCAGGTCCAGACCGCCGCT comes from the Anaerolineae bacterium genome and includes:
- a CDS encoding YtxH domain-containing protein encodes the protein MARDGGGEFLTGFLIGGLIGAGLALLFAPQPGKETISQLRQKGEELKQRFSDLSLDEAKEFITRTVQEAIKEGKIAAIRTKEEMLGRLEQAGGEEAEAGSTGEIQIG